The following are encoded together in the Actinoplanes sp. N902-109 genome:
- the thrS gene encoding threonine--tRNA ligase — MSDVLVVPAGTTAADAVAAAGLPQHGPKAVVVVKDTDGRLRDLSWTPDSDAEVTPVGIDTPDGLDVLRHSTAHVLAQAVQDVFPEAKLGIGPPIRDGFYYDFDVEKPFQPEDLTRLEKRMQEIVKAGQTFRRREYASLDEAKAELKHEPYKLELVDIKGDVDEEAKAVGAGELTHYDNLTKDGERVWGDLCRGPHLPSTRLIPAFKLMRSAAAYWRGSEKNPQLQRIYGTAWPSRDELKAYLNRLAEAERRDHRKLGTELDLFSFPDEIGSGLVVFHPKGGAVKREMEDYVRARHIEEGFQYVGTPHISKENLFHTSGHLPYYKDTMFPPMHMEGSDYYLKAMNCPMHNLIFRSRGRSYRELPMRLFEFGSVYRYEKSGVVHGLTRVRGLTQDDSHSYVTAEDAPAEIKHLLDFVLSLLRDFGLDDFYLELSTRDPKSDKFIGTDEQWEKATSVLAEVARDSGMELVDDPGGAAFYGPKISVQARDAIGRTWQMSTIQYDFNQPARFGLEYQAADGSRQEPVMIHAAKFGSIERFFGVLVEHYAGAFPAWLAPVQVVGIPIRDEHADYLQEFVNRLHKEGIRAEVDYSTDRMQKKIRTAQQQKIPFMAIAGDDDVNGGTVSFRYRDGSQRNGVALDEAVAHVVDVVRSRVNTGPSAA, encoded by the coding sequence GTGTCCGACGTTCTAGTTGTCCCAGCGGGGACGACGGCGGCCGACGCGGTGGCCGCCGCGGGCCTGCCCCAGCACGGCCCCAAGGCGGTTGTCGTGGTGAAGGACACGGACGGCCGGCTGCGCGACCTGAGCTGGACGCCGGACAGCGACGCCGAGGTGACCCCGGTCGGCATCGACACCCCGGACGGTCTCGACGTGCTGCGCCACTCCACCGCGCACGTGCTGGCCCAGGCGGTGCAGGACGTGTTCCCCGAGGCCAAGCTCGGCATCGGCCCGCCGATCCGGGACGGGTTCTACTACGACTTCGACGTCGAGAAGCCGTTCCAGCCCGAGGACCTGACCCGGCTCGAGAAGCGCATGCAGGAGATCGTCAAGGCCGGGCAGACCTTCCGCCGCCGCGAGTACGCGTCGCTGGACGAGGCCAAGGCCGAGCTGAAGCACGAGCCGTACAAGCTGGAGCTGGTCGACATCAAGGGTGACGTCGACGAGGAGGCCAAGGCGGTCGGGGCCGGCGAGCTGACCCACTACGACAACCTGACCAAGGACGGCGAGCGCGTCTGGGGCGACCTGTGCCGCGGCCCGCACCTGCCCAGCACCCGGCTCATCCCGGCGTTCAAGCTGATGCGCTCGGCCGCGGCGTACTGGCGCGGCAGCGAGAAGAACCCGCAGTTGCAGCGGATCTACGGCACCGCCTGGCCGAGCCGCGACGAGCTCAAGGCGTACCTGAACCGGCTTGCCGAGGCCGAGCGCCGCGACCACCGCAAGCTCGGCACCGAGCTGGACCTGTTCTCGTTCCCCGACGAGATCGGCAGCGGCCTGGTGGTGTTCCACCCCAAGGGCGGTGCGGTCAAGCGGGAGATGGAGGACTACGTCCGGGCCCGCCACATCGAGGAGGGCTTCCAGTACGTCGGCACCCCGCACATCAGCAAGGAGAACCTGTTCCACACCTCGGGTCACCTGCCGTACTACAAGGACACGATGTTCCCCCCGATGCACATGGAGGGGAGCGACTACTACCTCAAGGCGATGAACTGCCCGATGCACAACCTGATCTTCAGGTCGCGCGGGCGGTCCTACCGTGAGCTGCCGATGCGCCTGTTCGAGTTCGGCTCGGTCTACCGCTACGAGAAGTCCGGCGTGGTGCACGGCCTGACCCGGGTGCGCGGGCTGACCCAGGACGACTCGCACTCGTACGTCACCGCCGAGGACGCCCCGGCCGAGATCAAGCACCTGCTCGACTTCGTGCTGTCGCTGCTGCGCGACTTCGGCCTGGACGACTTCTACCTCGAGCTGTCCACCCGCGACCCCAAGAGCGACAAGTTCATCGGTACGGACGAGCAGTGGGAGAAAGCCACCAGCGTGCTCGCCGAGGTGGCCCGCGACTCCGGCATGGAACTCGTCGACGACCCGGGCGGCGCGGCGTTCTACGGCCCGAAGATCAGCGTGCAGGCCCGCGACGCCATCGGCCGCACCTGGCAGATGTCGACCATCCAGTACGACTTCAACCAGCCGGCCCGGTTCGGCCTGGAGTACCAGGCGGCCGATGGCTCCCGGCAGGAACCGGTGATGATCCACGCGGCGAAGTTCGGCTCGATCGAGCGCTTCTTCGGCGTGCTGGTCGAGCACTACGCCGGCGCGTTCCCGGCCTGGCTGGCCCCGGTGCAGGTGGTCGGCATCCCGATCCGCGACGAGCACGCCGACTACCTCCAGGAGTTCGTCAACCGGCTGCACAAGGAAGGCATCCGCGCCGAGGTCGACTACTCCACCGACCGGATGCAGAAGAAGATCCGCACCGCCCAGCAGCAGAAGATCCCGTTCATGGCGATCGCCGGCGACGACGACGTCAACGGCGGCACCGTGTCGTTCCGCTACCGCGACGGCTCCCAGCGCAACGGCGTCGCCCTCGACGAGGCGGTCGCCCACGTCGTGGACGTCGTCCGCTCGCGCGTCAACACCGGCCCGTCCGCGGCCTGA
- a CDS encoding ADP-ribosylglycohydrolase family protein, which translates to MTFTLFPGTRAALAADSLAGLSVGDALGAQFFIPGQSLDVPPDPPWPWTDDTEEACCIVATLGAGDFDRDRFAALLGRHFDPYRGYGPGAVVMLRQLRGGTPWPIAAAAAFEGQGSAGNGAAMRAAPLGAWHADSPAHAAEQGARAAEVTHAHPEGIAGGVAVTVAAAVAAAARLDGQPVDLLGAVLAHTPQSVVRDGLRAATRIATAEEAAHELGNGTRSTAVDSVPFALWVATHHLGDYPAAVQACIAAGGDMDTTAAMAGGIVAAYTGIDGIPKEWLAAREPLPEWVTD; encoded by the coding sequence ATGACCTTCACCCTTTTCCCCGGTACGCGGGCCGCGCTGGCCGCTGACAGCCTCGCCGGGCTGTCCGTCGGTGACGCCCTGGGCGCGCAGTTCTTCATCCCCGGTCAGTCCCTCGACGTGCCGCCGGACCCGCCGTGGCCGTGGACCGACGACACCGAGGAGGCATGCTGCATCGTCGCGACCCTGGGGGCGGGCGACTTCGACCGCGACCGGTTCGCTGCGCTGCTCGGGCGGCACTTCGACCCCTACCGCGGGTACGGGCCCGGCGCGGTCGTCATGCTCCGGCAGCTCCGCGGGGGCACGCCGTGGCCGATCGCCGCCGCGGCCGCGTTCGAGGGACAGGGGTCGGCCGGCAACGGCGCCGCCATGCGCGCCGCACCGCTCGGGGCCTGGCACGCCGACTCGCCGGCGCACGCCGCCGAGCAGGGCGCCCGCGCGGCCGAGGTCACCCACGCCCATCCCGAGGGCATCGCCGGGGGAGTGGCGGTCACCGTCGCCGCGGCCGTGGCGGCGGCCGCCCGGCTCGACGGGCAGCCGGTGGACCTGCTCGGCGCGGTGCTCGCGCACACGCCACAGAGCGTGGTGCGCGACGGGTTACGCGCCGCGACGAGGATTGCGACCGCCGAGGAGGCCGCGCACGAGCTGGGCAACGGCACCCGGTCGACGGCCGTGGACTCGGTGCCGTTCGCGCTCTGGGTCGCCACCCACCACCTCGGCGACTACCCGGCGGCCGTGCAGGCGTGCATCGCCGCCGGCGGGGACATGGACACCACCGCGGCGATGGCGGGCGGGATCGTCGCGGCGTACACCGGCATCGACGGCATCCCGAAGGAATGGCTGGCGGCCCGCGAGCCGTTGCCGGAATGGGTGACCGACTAG
- a CDS encoding response regulator transcription factor: MATVLLVEDDHVVRGAMLRSLADRGHAVHAVGTALDALRRVAAETPDLVVLDLGLPDLDGSDALRMLRGITDVPIIIATARDDEQTVVRLLRAGADDYMVKPFTGAHLDARITTVLRRVGRASRIAQPAVHEVGELRVDVGERSATLGDQPLALTRKEFDLLAYLAARPGRVVSRRELLEEVWRQPSVGEDQTIDVHLYWLRRKLGESAAKPRYLRTVRGVGFRLVAPD, encoded by the coding sequence ATGGCCACGGTGTTGCTCGTCGAGGACGACCACGTCGTGCGCGGTGCGATGCTCCGGTCGCTGGCCGACCGGGGACACGCCGTGCACGCCGTCGGGACGGCTCTCGACGCCCTGCGCCGCGTCGCTGCGGAGACCCCCGACCTGGTCGTGCTCGACCTCGGGCTGCCCGACCTGGACGGGTCCGACGCGCTGCGGATGCTGCGCGGCATCACCGACGTGCCGATCATCATCGCGACCGCCCGGGACGACGAGCAGACCGTGGTGCGGCTGCTCCGCGCCGGTGCGGACGACTACATGGTCAAGCCGTTCACCGGCGCCCACCTCGACGCGCGCATCACCACGGTGCTGCGCCGGGTCGGCCGGGCCAGCCGGATCGCCCAGCCCGCCGTGCACGAGGTCGGCGAGCTCCGGGTGGACGTCGGCGAACGCAGTGCCACGCTGGGCGATCAGCCGCTGGCCCTGACCCGCAAGGAGTTCGACCTGCTGGCCTACCTGGCCGCGCGCCCGGGCCGGGTGGTGTCACGGCGAGAGCTGTTGGAGGAGGTATGGCGACAGCCGTCAGTCGGCGAGGACCAGACGATCGACGTGCATCTGTACTGGCTGCGTCGGAAACTGGGCGAATCCGCGGCGAAGCCTCGCTACCTGCGCACCGTGCGGGGGGTCGGATTCCGGTTGGTGGCCCCGGACTGA
- a CDS encoding HAMP domain-containing sensor histidine kinase: MSGAEQRSAAVAGAVTAGAGKKGVEAAIKAAGGDLRLHAPGKTDNSRVSAEALTRAADRGEPVEINVDGGTVRLQPVTAAGKTSVVEAFVPTAELGADTARDWWILLGIMAGLVIGSVIVVDRLARGAVDSVRNLVQAAMAVGGGDLGVRIQPSGPRELAEAGYAFNRMADRLVTSRTSERELVADLSHRLRTPLTVLRLDAEALDPDDTQIIDLTADEIDRRRGIRRIRQAIVTLEGEVDQLINTTRAAVAAQVAEAPEEGLCDVAEVVRDRMVFWSALAGDQNRPHRVLGAQLRIPVRVARAELAAALDAVLGNVFRYTPQGTAFEVSLSRRDGWVALRIDDAGPGIPDPEKAMQRGQSDQGSTGLGLDIARRAAQAAGGSVSLARAGMGGASVVMLLADADAPPKQVNRFGLVGRLARERDAAKRKRTEEA, encoded by the coding sequence ATGTCCGGCGCCGAGCAGCGCAGCGCCGCCGTCGCCGGGGCGGTCACCGCCGGGGCGGGCAAGAAGGGCGTCGAGGCCGCGATCAAGGCCGCCGGTGGTGACCTGCGACTGCACGCACCCGGCAAGACCGACAACAGCCGGGTGTCGGCCGAGGCCCTGACCCGGGCCGCCGACCGTGGCGAACCGGTGGAGATCAACGTCGACGGCGGCACCGTACGCCTGCAGCCGGTCACCGCCGCCGGCAAGACCTCGGTGGTCGAGGCGTTCGTCCCCACCGCGGAGCTGGGTGCGGACACCGCCCGCGACTGGTGGATCCTGCTCGGCATCATGGCCGGGCTGGTGATCGGCTCGGTGATCGTGGTCGACCGGCTGGCCCGCGGCGCGGTGGACTCGGTGCGCAACCTGGTGCAGGCGGCCATGGCCGTCGGCGGCGGTGACCTGGGCGTGCGCATCCAGCCGTCCGGGCCCCGCGAGCTGGCCGAGGCCGGCTACGCGTTCAACCGGATGGCCGACCGGCTCGTCACCTCCCGCACCAGCGAGCGCGAGCTGGTGGCCGACCTGTCGCACCGGCTGCGCACGCCGCTGACCGTGCTCCGGCTGGACGCCGAGGCCCTCGACCCGGACGACACCCAGATCATCGACCTGACCGCCGACGAGATCGACCGCCGCCGGGGCATCCGGCGGATCCGGCAGGCCATCGTCACCCTGGAGGGCGAGGTCGACCAGCTGATCAACACCACCCGCGCCGCGGTCGCCGCGCAGGTCGCCGAGGCCCCCGAGGAGGGGCTGTGCGACGTGGCCGAGGTGGTCCGCGACCGCATGGTGTTCTGGTCCGCGCTGGCCGGCGATCAGAACCGGCCGCACCGGGTGCTCGGCGCGCAGCTGCGCATCCCCGTCCGGGTGGCGCGCGCCGAACTGGCGGCGGCGCTGGACGCGGTGCTGGGCAACGTCTTCCGCTACACCCCGCAGGGCACCGCGTTCGAGGTGAGCCTGTCGCGCCGGGACGGCTGGGTGGCGCTGCGCATCGACGACGCCGGTCCCGGCATCCCCGACCCGGAGAAGGCGATGCAGCGCGGCCAGAGCGACCAGGGCTCGACCGGGCTCGGCCTGGACATCGCCCGGCGCGCGGCGCAGGCGGCCGGCGGCTCGGTGAGCCTGGCCCGGGCCGGCATGGGCGGCGCCAGCGTGGTGATGCTGCTCGCCGACGCGGACGCCCCGCCCAAGCAGGTCAACCGGTTCGGCCTGGTCGGCCGGCTCGCCCGGGAACGCGACGCGGCGAAAAGGAAGCGGACGGAAGAGGCTTGA
- a CDS encoding RICIN domain-containing protein: MSAHRRLELRGEAPKPGRRRATTRPHRIVPLALGVLLLGVGGVVGPGMVTGSFTSSSKSDEQISYDTLPADNRSQGLVYDGLAAGTAGSLCTGTYELDDEICSYGPDPAPAGMAVSRDAAPVAATSPAPANPQREQPDVPPDAEIVRDEGGVALRAGAPALIPDAAPGEGDFILGAHDVACEADGRSGKRVQVLYLHEFGTPSRYSDYVGSIRQWAAGVDEIFDQSAAETGGSRHLRYVTTPQCRVDVAEVQVPAGALGSFKHSIDALQKLGYNRTDRKYLVFADSHVYCGIGTYVADTRPGLTNRNNGGPSYGRIDAGCWSSVVAALETTHMLGAVLHGSPNSTGAGRCTDDYDLLCGPDRSGKPVRQVCPKKHETRLDCGHDDYFSTNPAPDSYLADHWNVALSEFLLRSDGGDDLPDAPDAVPGPEPSPSTSGSALPSGPAIISGGGDEPGPSGGAAPSAPPTTPAAVPGVQAVVEIRDPTSTSVRLTWSAAAPDAKYTIDVDGVSVATTVATRARLVGLRPDTKYAVTIRADRFKYAAKGIAQSAPSARPAANTWFVLTNSLTGDSADLYAARTATGTPVALAGTDGGAQQQWKLVPAGSDTFALQSKATGKCIVPLGGNPVAGAPLVQGDCATNDSGRWRLFATDYGFALRTDVGGLAAGVGGQRFGELRLLVLQQPGPLRHQSWTALPG, translated from the coding sequence TTGTCCGCCCACCGACGGCTCGAGCTTCGTGGGGAAGCACCGAAGCCCGGCCGCCGACGCGCCACCACCCGACCGCACCGGATCGTCCCGCTGGCGCTCGGCGTCCTGCTGCTCGGCGTGGGCGGGGTCGTCGGACCGGGCATGGTGACCGGCAGCTTCACCTCCAGCTCCAAGAGCGACGAGCAGATTTCGTACGACACCCTGCCGGCCGACAACCGCAGCCAGGGCCTGGTCTACGACGGGCTGGCCGCGGGCACCGCCGGCTCGCTGTGCACCGGCACGTACGAACTGGACGACGAGATCTGCAGCTACGGTCCCGACCCGGCGCCCGCGGGCATGGCCGTGAGCCGGGATGCCGCCCCGGTCGCCGCCACGTCACCGGCCCCGGCCAACCCGCAGCGCGAGCAGCCCGACGTCCCCCCGGACGCCGAGATCGTGCGCGACGAGGGCGGGGTGGCGCTGAGGGCGGGGGCCCCGGCGCTGATCCCGGACGCCGCCCCGGGCGAGGGCGACTTCATCCTCGGCGCGCACGACGTGGCCTGCGAGGCCGACGGCCGCTCGGGCAAGCGCGTCCAGGTGCTGTACCTGCACGAGTTCGGCACGCCCAGCCGCTACAGCGACTACGTGGGCTCGATCCGGCAATGGGCCGCGGGCGTCGACGAGATCTTCGACCAGAGCGCGGCCGAGACCGGCGGCTCGCGGCACCTGCGCTACGTGACCACCCCGCAGTGCCGGGTCGACGTGGCCGAGGTGCAGGTGCCCGCGGGCGCGCTGGGCTCGTTCAAGCACAGCATCGACGCGCTGCAGAAACTCGGCTACAACCGCACCGACCGCAAATATCTGGTGTTCGCCGACAGCCACGTCTACTGCGGCATCGGCACGTACGTGGCCGACACCCGGCCCGGGCTGACCAACCGCAACAACGGCGGGCCGTCGTACGGGCGGATCGACGCGGGGTGCTGGAGCTCCGTGGTGGCCGCCCTGGAGACCACGCACATGCTGGGCGCGGTGCTGCACGGCTCGCCCAACTCCACCGGTGCGGGCCGCTGCACCGACGACTACGACCTGCTGTGCGGGCCGGACCGCTCGGGCAAGCCGGTGCGTCAGGTCTGCCCCAAGAAGCACGAGACCCGGCTCGACTGCGGCCACGACGACTACTTCAGCACCAACCCCGCGCCGGACAGCTACCTGGCCGATCACTGGAACGTCGCGCTGAGCGAGTTCCTGCTGCGCAGCGATGGCGGCGACGACCTGCCCGACGCGCCCGACGCGGTGCCGGGCCCCGAGCCCTCGCCGTCGACGTCCGGGTCCGCGCTCCCCAGTGGTCCCGCGATCATCTCCGGCGGGGGCGACGAACCGGGCCCGTCGGGCGGCGCGGCGCCGTCCGCCCCGCCGACCACCCCGGCCGCGGTGCCGGGGGTCCAGGCCGTCGTGGAGATCCGCGACCCCACCTCGACCTCCGTACGGCTGACGTGGAGCGCCGCGGCACCGGACGCCAAGTACACGATCGACGTCGACGGCGTCAGCGTGGCGACCACCGTGGCGACCCGGGCCCGGCTGGTCGGCCTGCGCCCGGACACCAAGTACGCGGTGACCATCCGAGCCGACCGGTTCAAGTACGCGGCCAAGGGGATCGCCCAGTCGGCGCCGTCGGCCCGCCCGGCGGCCAACACGTGGTTCGTCCTGACCAACTCGCTGACCGGCGACTCCGCCGACCTGTACGCGGCCCGCACGGCCACCGGCACCCCGGTCGCGCTGGCCGGCACCGACGGCGGCGCCCAGCAGCAGTGGAAGCTGGTGCCCGCCGGCTCGGACACCTTCGCCCTGCAGTCGAAGGCCACCGGCAAGTGCATCGTGCCGCTGGGCGGCAACCCGGTGGCCGGTGCCCCGCTGGTGCAAGGCGACTGCGCCACGAACGACAGCGGCCGGTGGCGGCTGTTCGCCACCGACTATGGCTTCGCGCTGCGCACCGACGTCGGCGGGCTGGCCGCCGGGGTGGGCGGCCAGCGCTTCGGCGAGTTGCGGCTGCTGGTCCTGCAACAACCCGGCCCACTGCGGCACCAGAGCTGGACCGCACTGCCCGGCTGA
- a CDS encoding adenosine deaminase, with product MTELASFIAGLPKAELHVHHVGSASPRIVAELAARHEGRSPVPSDPAALADYFAFTDFAHFIDVYLTVVDLIRDDEDVRMLTYEIARELARQQVRYAELTITPYSHVKRGIPAPAFCAAIEDARTAAARDFGIDLRWCFDIPGEAGLPAAEETLRIALDERPDGLLSFGLGGPEVGVPRPQFKPYFDKARAAGLHSAPHAGETTGPETIWDALRDLGAERIGHGISAARDPQLMAYLAEHQIPLEVCPTSNVRTRAVPVLAEHPLPTLVAAGVPVTVNSDDPPMFGTTLEEEYAVAAHLLQLDAAGVAGLAKAAVSHSFLPPAGKDKLLAEIDDYTAGAA from the coding sequence GTGACCGAGCTGGCGTCGTTCATCGCCGGGCTGCCGAAGGCGGAGTTGCACGTGCATCATGTCGGTTCCGCGTCGCCGCGCATCGTTGCCGAGCTGGCCGCGCGGCATGAGGGCCGGTCGCCGGTGCCGAGCGATCCGGCGGCGCTGGCCGACTACTTCGCGTTCACCGACTTCGCGCACTTCATCGACGTCTATCTCACCGTGGTGGATCTGATCCGCGACGACGAGGACGTGCGGATGCTGACCTACGAGATCGCCCGGGAACTGGCCCGCCAGCAGGTCCGCTACGCGGAGCTGACGATCACCCCGTACTCGCATGTCAAGCGGGGGATTCCGGCGCCGGCCTTCTGCGCCGCGATCGAGGACGCGCGGACGGCCGCGGCCCGGGATTTCGGCATCGACCTGCGCTGGTGTTTCGACATCCCGGGGGAGGCCGGGCTGCCCGCCGCCGAGGAGACGTTGCGGATCGCGCTGGACGAGCGGCCGGACGGGCTGCTCAGCTTCGGGCTCGGCGGGCCCGAGGTGGGGGTGCCGCGGCCGCAGTTCAAGCCGTACTTCGACAAGGCGCGGGCGGCCGGTCTGCACAGCGCGCCGCACGCCGGCGAGACCACCGGGCCGGAGACCATCTGGGACGCGCTGCGGGACCTGGGCGCCGAGCGGATCGGGCACGGCATCAGCGCGGCCCGGGACCCGCAGCTGATGGCGTACCTGGCCGAGCACCAGATCCCGCTCGAGGTGTGCCCGACGTCCAACGTGCGCACCCGGGCGGTGCCGGTCCTCGCCGAGCACCCGTTGCCGACGCTGGTGGCGGCCGGGGTGCCGGTGACGGTCAACTCGGACGACCCGCCGATGTTCGGCACCACGCTGGAGGAGGAGTACGCGGTCGCCGCGCACCTGCTGCAGCTGGACGCCGCCGGGGTGGCCGGGCTGGCCAAGGCGGCGGTCAGCCACTCGTTCCTGCCCCCGGCGGGCAAGGACAAGCTGCTGGCCGAGATCGACGACTACACCGCCGGCGCCGCGTGA
- a CDS encoding trans-aconitate 2-methyltransferase, producing MWDPKVYQRFGTERARPFFDLMGRVGAGSPGTVVDLGCGPGELTATLAERWPQARVVGIDSSPEMIGKAGALGVPVEFRVGDLAGWEPTADTGVVVTNAALQWVPGHQELLRQWAGALPDGAWFAMQVPGNFGAPSHRALREIGRSEPYAGMLGEVLREAPVSEPAEYAALFLAAGAEVDAWETTYLHLLPDTGAEHPVLRWLEGTALRPVKARLDDTLWASFRAALGARLAADYPARSGHVAFPFRRIFVVARGRQ from the coding sequence ATGTGGGACCCGAAGGTGTACCAGCGGTTCGGTACGGAGCGGGCCCGGCCGTTCTTCGATCTGATGGGGCGGGTCGGGGCCGGGTCGCCCGGCACCGTGGTTGATCTGGGGTGCGGGCCGGGGGAGCTGACGGCGACGCTGGCGGAGCGGTGGCCGCAGGCTCGGGTTGTCGGCATCGACTCGTCGCCGGAGATGATCGGGAAGGCCGGCGCTCTCGGCGTACCGGTGGAGTTCCGGGTGGGGGATCTGGCCGGGTGGGAGCCCACGGCGGATACCGGGGTCGTCGTCACGAACGCCGCCTTGCAGTGGGTGCCGGGACATCAGGAGTTGTTGCGGCAATGGGCCGGGGCCCTGCCGGACGGGGCCTGGTTCGCGATGCAGGTGCCGGGCAATTTCGGGGCGCCGTCGCATCGGGCGTTGCGGGAGATCGGCCGGTCGGAGCCGTATGCCGGGATGCTGGGGGAGGTTCTGCGGGAGGCTCCGGTGAGTGAGCCCGCGGAGTATGCGGCGCTGTTTCTCGCGGCCGGGGCCGAGGTGGATGCGTGGGAGACGACGTATCTGCATCTGCTGCCCGACACCGGGGCTGAGCATCCGGTGCTGCGATGGCTGGAGGGCACCGCGTTACGGCCGGTCAAGGCCCGGCTGGACGATACCCTGTGGGCGTCGTTCCGGGCCGCGCTCGGGGCCCGGCTGGCCGCGGATTACCCTGCCCGGAGTGGGCATGTGGCGTTTCCGTTCCGCCGCATCTTCGTCGTGGCTAGGGGGAGACAGTGA
- a CDS encoding aldo/keto reductase, translating into MEKRRFGRLGRDVGVIGLGAWQLGADWGEVSEADAHATLAAAVDAGVTFIDTADVYGDGRSEQFVGSFIKGRPQLTVATKMGRRMAQEPGNYTLDNFRAWTDRSRANLGVDTLDLVQLHCPPTPVFSSDVVYDALDTLVEEKRIAAYGVSVEKVDEALAAIARPGTASVQIIFNALRLKPLERVLPAAQEAGVGIIARVPLASGLLSGRYDEHTTFAPDDHRNYNRHGEAFDVGETFSGVDYSTGLEAVRRLRSAVPQDTTMAQFALRWILDHPAVTVVIPGARNAEQARGNAASAALPPLPEAAHDTVRAVYDDLIRPQIHDRW; encoded by the coding sequence GTGGAGAAGCGCAGGTTTGGCCGGTTAGGCCGGGATGTGGGAGTTATCGGTCTGGGCGCTTGGCAGCTCGGTGCCGACTGGGGTGAGGTCAGCGAGGCCGATGCTCATGCGACGCTGGCCGCCGCGGTTGACGCCGGGGTGACGTTCATCGACACCGCCGATGTGTACGGCGACGGGCGCAGCGAGCAGTTCGTCGGGTCCTTCATCAAGGGACGCCCGCAGCTCACGGTCGCCACCAAGATGGGCCGCCGGATGGCGCAGGAGCCCGGGAACTACACGCTCGACAACTTCCGGGCCTGGACGGATCGCTCCCGGGCCAACCTCGGGGTCGACACGCTCGACCTGGTCCAGCTGCACTGCCCGCCCACGCCGGTGTTCAGCTCCGACGTGGTGTACGACGCGCTGGACACGCTCGTCGAGGAGAAGCGCATCGCGGCGTACGGCGTCAGCGTGGAGAAGGTCGACGAGGCGCTGGCCGCCATCGCCCGGCCGGGCACGGCCAGCGTGCAGATCATCTTCAATGCTCTGCGCTTGAAGCCCCTGGAGCGGGTGCTGCCGGCGGCCCAGGAGGCCGGGGTCGGCATCATCGCGCGGGTGCCGCTGGCATCGGGTCTGCTGTCCGGGCGCTACGACGAGCACACGACGTTCGCGCCCGACGACCACCGCAACTACAACCGGCACGGCGAGGCGTTCGACGTCGGCGAGACCTTCTCCGGGGTGGACTACTCGACCGGCCTGGAGGCGGTACGCCGGTTGCGGTCGGCGGTGCCGCAGGACACCACGATGGCCCAGTTCGCCCTGCGCTGGATCCTCGACCACCCCGCCGTCACCGTGGTGATCCCCGGTGCCCGCAACGCCGAGCAGGCGCGCGGCAACGCCGCTTCCGCCGCGCTGCCGCCGCTGCCCGAGGCGGCCCATGACACGGTTCGCGCGGTCTACGACGACCTGATCCGGCCGCAGATCCATGACCGCTGGTAA
- a CDS encoding cold-shock protein, which produces MAQGTVKWFNADKGFGFITVDGGGADVFVHFSAIQTSGYRTLEENQRVEFEIAQGQKGPQAEQVRPI; this is translated from the coding sequence ATGGCGCAAGGAACCGTGAAGTGGTTCAACGCAGACAAGGGCTTCGGCTTCATCACCGTCGACGGCGGGGGTGCTGACGTGTTCGTCCACTTCTCGGCCATCCAGACGAGCGGCTACCGCACTCTGGAGGAGAACCAGCGGGTGGAGTTCGAAATCGCCCAGGGTCAGAAGGGCCCGCAGGCGGAGCAGGTCCGCCCCATCTGA
- a CDS encoding DUF4235 domain-containing protein, with translation MSGKLQKVALKPANILVGLAAGAVAGALFKQVWKLAAGDDDAPDAHDEERGWVEVLAAAALQGAIFSVVRAAATRGSAVGVRKVTGTWPD, from the coding sequence GTGAGCGGCAAGCTGCAGAAGGTCGCCCTCAAGCCGGCCAACATCCTGGTCGGCCTCGCCGCGGGTGCGGTGGCGGGCGCGCTGTTCAAGCAGGTGTGGAAGCTCGCCGCCGGCGACGACGACGCCCCGGACGCCCACGACGAGGAGCGCGGCTGGGTCGAGGTGCTCGCCGCGGCGGCGCTGCAAGGAGCCATCTTCTCCGTCGTCCGGGCCGCCGCGACCCGCGGCAGCGCCGTCGGCGTCCGCAAGGTGACCGGCACCTGGCCGGATTAA